The following coding sequences are from one Gossypium raimondii isolate GPD5lz chromosome 4, ASM2569854v1, whole genome shotgun sequence window:
- the LOC105778961 gene encoding LOW QUALITY PROTEIN: sister chromatid cohesion 1 protein 1 (The sequence of the model RefSeq protein was modified relative to this genomic sequence to represent the inferred CDS: deleted 2 bases in 1 codon) translates to MFYSRELLARKASLGQIWLLGTRQAKIDRRKANKLDIARLCEEILNPPVPIALRLSSILMGGVVILYEKKVMFLHDDANRFLVEIRNAWKVMNEPTLLPKRKEKAKRKSITLPENDESSMGFTNVGELEEEISMGFQQYNLNMQLDQVDDYYITSDPMEDNAINDHHQADDNDITLFDLFQPNSNIRGQFERFEEADEGTQVNFTLDEHTQIPTTPIPSPAQKEPQRAGGTQERHPEHQLDQQFNKNREARDQQRQGPVKQRRKPKGIITDDEQTVISNHVYHSWLHDTSDIASRIRRKNRILQGPASILSTFKIAKLMELPSTVIMDDMLLKGNQEISYPEPLLDLWKKSNQPLHDSPSGEFTDSCILSSCGDNGGSGKLINIIPYTVRTSQPQPQSQPQPQPHEPSSKERVQSNYPMDYPFEDLHSGVGSPSHAASIEVQRANVVNKVTPAGINQFVSPENSGDAVRYTGNSVSGDGVPSGNLEVNIERVGSKKKNVHSTSKNSGSLDTVVEVFHEADTDYKLSRPKRKNLEPDHDFLVETQLTMETPADDPPDMMTENIKKHMKTHFETPGAPQVESLQNLAAGLNRKGAAQLFYRTCVLASQGFLKVQQKVAFGDIFISKGAKM, encoded by the exons ATGTTTTACTCTAGAGAGCTCCTTGCTCGCAAAGCTTCTCTTGGCCAAATATG gtTGCTTGGGACTAGGCAAGCGAAGATCGATCGAAGGAAAGCTAACAAGCTCGACATAGCTCGACTCTG CGAAGAGATTCTAAATCCTCCGGTCCCGATTGCTCTTCGGCTCTCTAGCATTCTCATGg GTGGAGTTGTGATTCTCTATGAGAAAAAAGTGATGTTTCTTCATG ATGATGCTAATCGGTTTCTG GTTGAAATAAGGAACGCATGGAAGGTGATGAACGAGCCAACTCTACTcccgaaaagaaaagaaaaggccAA GAGAAAGTCCATTACACTACCAGAAAATGATGAATCCTCCATGGGATTCACTAATGTTGGAGAACTTGAAGAAGAAATCTCTATGGGGTTTCAGCAATACAATCTTAATATG CAACTTGACCAAGTCGATGACTACTATATTACCAGTGATCCCATGGAGGATAATGCAATCAATGACCACCATCAAG CTGATGACAATGACATCACCttatttgatttgtttcagCCTAATTCCAATATTCGTGGTCAATTTGAAAG ATTTGAAGAAGCTGATGAGGGAACACAAGTAAACTTCACTTTAGATGAGCATACCCAGATACCAACTACTCCTATTCCATCTCCAGCCCAAAAAGAGCCTCAAAGAG CTGGGGGAACCCAAGAGCGGCATCCGGAGCACCAGTTAGatcaacaatttaataaaaacagaGAAGCCAGA GATCAACAGAGGCAGGGGCCagtaaaacaaagaagaaagccCAAAGGAATTATCACAGATGACGAACAAACTGTTATTTCTAACCATGTTTATCACTCCTGGCTTCATGACACTTCAGATATTGCATCCAGAATTCGAAGGAAGAATAGG ATCTTGCAGGGGCCCGCAAGTATTCTGTCTACTTTTAAGATAGCTAAGCTCATGGAGCTCCCATCTACTGTGATAATGGATGATATGCTTTTGAAAGGAAACCAAGAAATCTCTTACCCGGAACCACTTTTAGACCTGTGGAAGAAAAGCAACCAACCTCTTCATGACTCACCCTCTGG AGAATTCACCGATTCTTGCATTTTAAGTTCTTGTGGAGATAATGGAGGTTCAGGGAAGTTGATCAATATTATACCGTACACAGTGAGAACCTCACAACCACAGCCACAGTCACAACCACAACCACAACCTCATGAACCATCTTCTAAGGAGAGAGTACAGTCTAATTATCCAATGGATTAT CCTTTCGAAGATCTCCACAGTGGAGTTGGTTCTCCATCTCATGCTGCTTCAATAGAGGTACAGCGAGCAAATGTGGTAAATAAGGTGACGCCAGCCGGAATAAATCAGTTTGTCTCCCCGGAAAACTCTG GAGATGCAGTAAGATACACGGGTAACTCAGTGTCCGGAGATGGAGTCCCCTCAGGTAACTTAGAAGTAAATATCGAAAGGGTTGGGTCCAAGAAGAAGAATGTGCATTCAACTTCGAAAAACAGTGGCAGTCTTGACACAGTGGTTGAAGTGTTCCATGAAGCTGACACTGATTACAAGTTATCAAGGCCGAAAAGGAAAAACTTGGAACCTGATCATG atttctTGGTGGAAACTCAACTTACAATGGAAACTCCTGCGGATGATCCTCCTGACATGATGACTGAGAACATCAAgaa GCATATGAAAACACATTTTGAAACTCCAGGAGCTCCTCAAGTAGAATCTTTACAGAACTTAGCAGCCGGATTGAACAGGAAAGGAGCAGCTCAGCTCTTCTATCGGACATGTG TCCTTGCTTCTCAAGGTTTCTTGAAAGTGCAACAAAAGGTGGCGTTTGGAGACATTTTCATCTCTAAAGGAGCAAAGATGTGA
- the LOC128040487 gene encoding probable inorganic phosphate transporter 1-4: MRCMQRKTQWYHFTAIVIAGMGFFTDAYDLFSISLITKLPGRIYYFDALSEKPGTLPPRIATVVNGVAFCRTLAGQLFFSWLGDKLGRKRVYGLTLMLMVICSIASGLSFGKSPDGVMATLCFFKFWLGFHMLQSLQ; encoded by the exons ATGCGTTGCATGCAAAGAAAGACACAATGGTACCATTTCACTGCAATTGTGATTGCTGGAATGGGTTTCTTCACTGACGCTTATGACCTTTTTAGCATCTCTCTTATCACAAAATTGCCCGGTCGTATTTACTACTTCGATGCACTTTCTGAAAAGCCTGGAACTTTGCCTCCTCGTATTGCAACTGTTGTTAATGGTGTGGCCTTTTGCAGAACTTTAGCTGGACAACTTTTCTTTAGTTGGCTCGGTGATAAATTAGGCCGAAAACGAGTTTATGGACTCACCTTGATGCTCATGGTGATCTGTTCCATTGCCTCTGGACTTTCCTTCGGAAAGTCTCCAGATGGTGTAATGGCAACCCTTTGCTTCTTCAAGTTTTGGCTTGGTTTTCACATGTTGCAGTCATTGCA gtga
- the LOC105779837 gene encoding probable inactive receptor-like protein kinase At3g56050 yields the protein MMMMNKNWKFVRLRQEFQVGVLLLLLCQSLACWSLNEEGFALLRLRERVVNDPFGALWAWKEEDGEINHCSWFGVECCDGKVIALNLKDLCLEGTLAPELGTLIHIKSIILRNNSFTGTIPEGISELKELEVLDLGYNNFNESLPSGLSSDLSLTIQNSDRSEGAVLRKLLQETANTSAKSPKAPTHPASSELSTNSTYLRDAPVPRPPPSPVPQPPSAPASKPSGNDTVPNTSAPSPSGSNPSISDSKSSHEAAILVGSIGGGTFLLILIIIAYLLKTYKVSTVKPWATGLSGQLQKAFVTGVPKLKRSELEAACEDFSNVIGSTMIGTVYKGTLSNGVEIAVVSVPVESTKDWSKSLETQFRKKIDTLSKVNHKNFVNLLGYCEEDNPFTRMLVFEYAPNGTLFEHLHIKESEHLDWAMRLRIIMGMAYCLEHMHQLNPPVPHNNLSSSAVSLTEDYATKISDSCFWNELTASDREADGINLSDTTMASLESNVYTFGVLLFEIVTGRMPYLVDNGSSEDMASDYLRREQALIEMVDPTLNSFDKDQFDLIGEVIKSCIDPEPGHRPDMRGVSARLREITAITPDNAIPKLSPLWWAELEIMSTEAS from the exons atgatgatgatgaacaaGAACTGGAAGTTTGTAAGACTAAGACAAGAGTTTCAAGTTGGTGTTTTGCTGCTTTTATTATGTCAAAGTTTGGCTTGTTGGTCGTTGAATGAAGAAG GATTTGCTTTGTTGAGACTAAGAGAGAGAGTGGTGAATGATCCATTTGGTGCTTTGTGGGCTTGGAAGGAAGAAGATGGAGAGATTAACCATTGTTCTTGGTTTGGTGTCGAGTGCTGTGATGGCAAAGTTATTGCTTT GAATTTGAAAGATCTTTGTCTTGAAGGAACGCTGGCACCTGAGCTTGGAACTCTAATTCATATTAAGTCTAT TATCTTGCGGAACAACTCTTTTACCGGAACTATCCCCGAAGGGATCAGCGAACTGAAGGAATTAGAGGTGTTAGACTTGGGATACAATAATTTCAATGAATCGCTTCCATCTGGACTCAGCAGCGATCTCTCCTTAACAATCCA GAACAGTGACCGATCTGAAGGTGCAGTGCTAAGGAAATTGCTGCAAGAAACGGCAAACACTTCTGCAAAGTCACCAAAAGCTCCAACTCATCCTGCATCTTCTGAACTGTCCACAAATAGTACATATTTAAGGGATGCTCCTGTTCCACGACCTCCCCCCTCTCCTGTTCCACAACCTCCCTCTGCTCCTGCTTCTAAACCTTCTGGAAATGATACAGTACCTAATACTTCTGCTCCATCACCGTCGGGAAGCAATCCTTCTATTTCTGACTCTAAGTCAAGTCATGAAGCAGCAATACTAGTCGGAAGCATAGGGGGTGGTACATTTCttctaatattaataatcaTTGCCTATCTTTTGAAAACTTACAAGGTATCTACTGTGAAACCTTGGGCCACAGGGCTAAGTGGACAACTTCAGAAAGCATTTGTAACTG GTGTACCAAAGCTGAAGCGATCAGAGCTTGAAGCAGCCTGCGAAGATTTCAGCAATGTAATTGGTTCTACAATGATTGGGACGGTGTACAAAGGGACACTGTCTAATGGAGTTGAAATAGCTGTGGTCTCTGTTCCAGTTGAATCTACCAAAGATTGGTCGAAGAGTTTAGAAACACAATTCAGGAAGAAG ATTGACACATTATCAAAGGTCAACCACAAAAATTTTGTTAACCTTCTTGGATATTGTGAGGAAGATAATCCTTTCACTAGGATGTTGGTTTTTGAATATGCTCCAAATGGCACTCTCTTTGAGCATTTACACA TTAAAGAATCTGAGCATTTGGACTGGGCTATGAGGTTGAGAATTATAATGGGCATGGCTTACTGCCTCGAGCACATGCACCAGCTAAACCCACCCGTACCCCATAACAACCTGTCGTCCTCAGCTGTCAGTCTAACAGAAGATTATGCTACCAAAATCTCAGATTCATGTTTCTGGAATGAGTTGACTGCATCAGACAGGGAAGCAGACGGAATAAACCTTTCGGATACCACAATGGCAAGCCTAGAAAGTAACGTATATACCTTTGGcgtattattatttgaaatagtAACGGGCAGGATGCCTTACTTGGTGGATAATGGTTCATCTGAGGACATGGCATCAGACTATTTGAGAAGGGAGCAAGCCCTCATAGAGATGGTCGATCCTACTCTAAACTCTTTCGACAAGGACCAATTTGACCTGATCGGGGAGGTCATAAAATCTTGCATCGACCCTGAGCCTGGACACAGACCGGATATGAGAGGAGTCAGTGCAAGATTGAGAGAGATTACTGCAATCACTCCTGATAATGCGATCCCCAAACTTTCTCCTCTTTGGTGGGCAGAGCTTGAGATCATGTCTACTGAAGCAAGCTAG